Proteins encoded in a region of the Magallana gigas chromosome 8, xbMagGiga1.1, whole genome shotgun sequence genome:
- the LOC105342097 gene encoding sex peptide receptor, with protein MESLNTTTIYGDLLNTTAYDFILNNDSEISFNSVVCSPEPIAVNATELTGLGKFNEAYAGVHGYLSVMVCLFGMVANSVNIVVLTRKNMLSSTNVLLTWLAVADLFTMLSYFPFALHFFIFKEPDLFYFTTRYFGWICFLLFHASFSIVCHTVAIWITIALAIFRFLYIWFPTRGATYCSLARAKLAITVTIVSTIACLVPNYIINVNGTMQICDPKTNTYETIHTIEYRSGKEFRVLENVNYWVQAIFVKLIPCIMLTILTVLLIVAMHRAYKKRMALKNQGKKDESDKHNEHNRTTLMLFTVVVLFLITEFPQGVLTLMSSLNKAYHQEIYENLGNLLDMMALLNNSINFVLYCTMSRQFRHTFISIFCKCCPENRPGWRKMGVVSSEKNGFATVTTHV; from the coding sequence ATGGAATCGCTCAATACAACCACTATTTACGGCGATCTGCTTAATACGACAGCATACGACTTCATTTTAAACAATGATTCTGAAATCTCCTTCAACTCTGTAGTGTGCAGTCCAGAACCAATTGCTGTGAATGCAACGGAACTGACAGGCCTGGGTAAATTCAACGAAGCATACGCCGGAGTCCATGGTTATCTCAGTGTTATGGTGTGCCTTTTTGGAATGGTTGCAAACAGTGTAAACATAGTCGTTTTAACCCGTAAAAACATGCTTTCGTCAACTAATGTCCTCCTCACATGGTTAGCGGTTGCTGATCTCTTCACCATGCtaagttatttcccctttgcattgCATTTTTTCATCTTCAAAGAACCGGATTTGTTCTATTTTACGACGAGGTACTTTGGATGGATCTGTTTCCTACTTTTTCACGCCAGTTTCAGCATTGTTTGCCACACCGTGGCCATTTGGATAACAATAGCCCTCGCCATTTTCCGATTTCTCTATATATGGTTTCCGACAAGGGGAGCGACATATTGTTCTCTAGCACGAGCTAAACTCGCTATTACTGTCACCATCGTATCAACAATAGCATGCCTCGTTCCCAACTACATAATTAATGTGAATGGAACTATGCAAATTTGCGACCCGAAAACGAACACGTACGAAACCATTCACACAATCGAATACCGTTCTGGGAAAGAATTCAGGGTTCTGGAGAACGTGAACTACTGGGTTCAAGCGATATTTGTGAAACTCATTCCGTGCATAATGTTGACGATTCTGACCGTTTTGTTGATCGTTGCGATGCACAGAGCGTACAAGAAAAGGATGGCTCTGAAGAACCAAGGCAAAAAGGACGAGTCGGACAAACATAACGAACACAACCGGACAACTCTGATGTTGTTTACCGTGGTAGTTTTGTTCCTGATTACAGAGTTTCCGCAGGGTGTGTTAACGCTAATGAGCAGCTTGAATAAAGCTTATCACCAGGAAATATACGAGAACTTGGGGAACCTACTGGACATGATGGCGCTTTTGAACAACTCGATCAACTTTGTGCTCTACTGCACCATGAGCAGGCAGTTCAGGCACACCTTTATCAGTATATTCTGCAAGTGTTGTCCGGAAAACAGGCCTGGATGGAGAAAGATGGGCGTCGTAAGTTCGGAGAAGAATGGATTTGCTACAGTTACAACACATGTTTGA